TGTTCATTGACGATTTGTACCACGATCGCAAGATCATCAAGGACAAGGTCGTTCCGGAAGAGATCATTGCCTCGTCCAAAGGGTACCGGCAGCAATGCATGGGCATGAACCCGCCCCACGGCATCTGGATGCACATTACCGGTACCGACCTCGTGCGTCACAGCGATGGAATTATTTACGTACTCGAAGACAACCTGCGCTGCCCCTCTGGCGTTTCCTATGTGCTGGAAAACCGGCGGCTCATGAAGAGTTTGTTTCCACAGGTCTTCGCGGCTTCCAAAATCCGGCCTGTATCCAGTTATCCCAACCAATTGCGGGACATGCTGGAGTACCTGGCACCGGAGGAGACCGCGCAGCCCCGGGTGGTGTTGCTGACGCCGGGCGTTTACAATTCCGCGTACTTTGAACACGCATTCCTGGCTCAACAAATGGGGGTGGAACTGGTGGAAGGCAGCGACTTGGTGGTGGCGGATAATTACGTCTGGATGCGCACCACGAAGGGATTCGAGCGCGTGGATGTGATTTACCGCCGCATTGATGATGACTTCCTGGACCCGGAAGCCTTCCGGGAGGATTCCATGATCGGCGTGCCGGGATTAATGAAGGTGTATCAAGCAGGCAACGTGGCGTTGGCCAACGCGCCGGGCACGGGGGTGGCGGATGATAAGGTGGTCTATGCCTATGTGCCACGAGTGATCAAGTATTACCTGGGCCAGGACGCGATTATCCCCAATGTGCCCACCTACATTTGCGCGGAAGAGCCAGAACTGAAATACACGCTGGAACATCTGGATCAACTGGTGGTCAAGGCCGCCAATGAATCCGGCGGCTATGGCATGTTGGTGGGACCGCATTCCACCGCCGAACAACGTTCGGAATTTGCAACTCGAGTGACCGCCAATCCACGCAACTACATTGCCCAGCCCACGTTGGCACTTTCACGGGTGCCCACCTTGTGCGATGGCAGGCTCGAAGGGCGGCATGTGGATTTACGCCCCTACATCCTTTATGGCAAAGGCATTTTCGTGCTGCCAGGCGGCTTGACCCGCGTGGCGCTCAAGAAAGGTTCCCTGGTGGTGAACTCCTCCCAGGGCGGAGGCAGCAAGGATACCTGGGTGCTGGCCGATTCACCGGTGGTGGAAAAGGAAGCGCTGGAACCGGAGGTGCTCCATGCTTAGTCGCGTCGCCGATAGTCTATACTGGATGAACCGCTACGTAGAACGCGCGGAAAGCGTGGCGCGGTTCGTGGATGTCAATTTGAACCTGATGCTGGACTCCCAGAGCGGTGAGGGACAGCAATGGCAGCCATTGGTCAACACCACGGGTGACCATGAAGAGTTCGCCAAGCGTTTTGGACAACCCACTGAAAAGACGGTCACTCAGTTTCTCACCTTTGACTCGGAGAATGGCAACTCCATCATGTCCTGCATCAGCAGCGCCCGGGAAAACGCGCGCTCGATCCGGGAAATCATCTCCTCGGAGATGTGGGAACAGCTCAACACGTTTTACCTGATGTTGCGGGACGCCGAAAATTACGGCAAGTGGCGCGCGAACCCGCACGATTTCTTCACGGCGGTGAAGCATCAGAGCCATCTCTTCTGCGGCATCACCGACGCCACCATGACCCATGGTGAGGCGTGGCATTTTGGCCGCCTGGGACGCAAGCTGGAGCGCGCGGATAAAACATCGCGCATGTTGGATGTCAAATATTTCATCCTCCTGCGCTCCGCAGCGGATGTGGGTTCGCCGTTTGACGATGTGCAGTGGGCGGCGGTGCTGCGCTCGGCCAGCGCGTTCGAAATGTATCGCAAGCGCCACGGACGGCTTTCGCCGCGTGGCATCGTGGAGTTTTTGTTGCTGGATCATGAATTTCCACGGGCCATCCGTTTCTGCATGGACACCGCCCGCAACTCGCTGCATGCCATCTCCGGCACCCCCATGGGCAGCTTCCGCACCGCCCCGGAAAAACTGCTGGGGCAACTCACCTCGGATCTGGCGTACGCGCAGGTGGACGACATTATCAATAGTGGCCTGCACGAATATCTGGACGAATTACAAAGCAAAATTAACCGCGTGGACGTGGGGGTGTTTGAAACCTTCTTTGCCCGCAAAATGCCCGCCACCAATCGGCGGTCAGCCTTGGAAAAGAAATAATCATGTCCATTCACGTTGCCCTGCATCACCGTTCGCGTTACAGCTATGACCGTCCGGTATCACTCTCGCCACATCTGATCCGGCTGCGGCCCGCGCCGCATTGCCGCACACCCATCTTGAGCTACTCGCTCAAATTGCAGCCGCAGGAGCACTTCCTGAACTGGCAGCAAGATCCGTTCAGCAATTATCAGGCGCGCATGGTGATCCCGGAGAAAACCACGGAGCTGGTGGTGGAGGTGGACCTGGTCGCCGAAATGGCGATCTATAATCCGTTCGATTTCTTTGTCGAACCGGCGGCCGAGGCGTTTCCATTTACCTATGAGCCCGGTTTAAAGCGGGAGCTAACGCCCTTCCTCGCGTCGGCACCACCAGGCCCGTTGATGGAGCAATACCTGACGACGGTGAAACCCAACGGGCAGCATACTGTGGACTTCCTGGTCGGCCTAAATCAGCGCCTGTGGAGCGAGTTGAAATACCTGATTCGACTCGAACCCGGCGTGCAAACGCCGGAGGAAACGCTGGCCTCGAAATCAGGCGCTTGCCGCGACTCCGCCTGGCTGCTGGTGCAGATTCTGCGCCATCTTGGGCTGGCCGCGCGGTTTGCCTCCGGTTACCTGATCCAGTTGAAACCGGATGTTAAATCGCTGGATGGTCCTTCCGGCGCCGAGCAGGACTTCACCGACCTGCATGCCTGGTGCGAAGTGTTTCTGCCCGGTGCCGGCTGGATCGGGCTGGACCCCACCTCTGGATTGCTGGCGGGTGAAGGCCACATTCCGCTGGCGTGCTCGCCGGAGCCCTCCAGCGCTGCCGCCATCACGGGGGCGGTGGATGAGTGCGAGTCCACCTTTGCGCATGAGATGAAAGTCACCCGCATTCATGAGTCCCCGCGGGTGACCAAGCCTTATACGGATGATCAATGGCGCGCGATCGAGTCGTTAGGACATGAAATTGACGCACAGTTGGTCCGCAATGATGTCCGGCTGACCATGGGGGGAGAGCCCACCTTCATTTCAATTGATAACATGGATGGGGAGGAATGGAACTTTACCGCCGTAGGCCCGGAAAAGCGGAAACTCTCCGGCGGACTGATGCGTCGTTTGAAAGATCGCTTTGCGCCCGGCGGACTATTGCATTACGGGCAGGGCAAATGGTATCCCGGTGAATCCCTGCCGCGCTGGGCTTTGTCCTGTTACTGGCGCAAGGATGGCCGCCCCATCTGGCAGGATGACCGGCTGTTTGCTTTGGATGACAAATCGTACGGCCACTCGGCGACGGAAGCCCAGCACTTCATCGCCCACCTGGCAGGGGTACTGGAAGTGAAGTCGGATTACATCATGCCGGCGTATGAGGATGCCTGGTATTATCTATGGCGGGAGCGCCGGTTGCCTGCCAATGTGGACCCGTTAAAAGCGAATCTGGACGAACCGGAAGAGCGGGAGCGATTGGCCCGGATTTTCGGTCAGGGCCTGGGACACATTGTGGGCTACGCGCTGCCGCTGCAACGCTGTGAATATACGGATTCCGGCTGGCTCTCCGGCCCGTGGTTTTTGCGGCGCGAGCATCTTTTCCTGACGCCGGGCGACTCCGCCATGGGGTTGCGGTTGCCCTTGGATTCCATTCCCTGGGTTGCCGCCGAGGATCTTCCGTACGTGATTCCGACCGACCCGACGGTGAAACTGCCGCCGCTGCCATCCATCGAGGAAATGCGGGCGCGCTATCGCCAACCGGAAGCCGTCAGCCACACCCAGGCGTTCCTCCGAAACAATTCGCACGGACGCGAGCACGGCAATCCCATGCTGGACTTCGCCACCCGTCCGCCGGCGCAGCAACAATCTGCCCATTGGATTGTGCGCACCGCCTTATGCGTTGAACCGCGCGAAGGGCGACTCCACATTTTCATGCCGCCAGTCGACAATACGGAGACGTACCTGAACTTGATCAACGCCATCGAGCAGACCGCCTCAGAACTGCAACTGCCCGTGGTGATCGAAGGTGAAAAGCCGCCGCATGATCAGCGTTTGAACCTGCTTCGGGTCACGCCGGATCCGGGGGTCATCGAGGTGAACCTGCACCCGGCGCGCAGTTGGGATGAACTGGTTTTTAACACCACCACCCTCTACGAGGAAGCCCGGCAATCGCGCTTGGGTACGGAAAAATTCATGATGGATGGCCGGCACGTGGGCACGGGCGGCGGCAACCACATCATTCTGGGCGGCCAGACGCCGATCGACAGCCCCATCCTGCGCCGGCCAGATCTGTTGCGCAGTCTGCTAGGATACTGGCAGAACCATCCGTCGCTCTCGTATTTGTTCAGCGGATTATTCATCGGCCCCACCAGCCAGCATCCCCGGGTGGATGAGGCGCGCCACGATTCGCTCTATGAGCTGGAAGTCGCCTTCCAGCAGGTGCCGGAACACGGTGAGGTGCCGCCCTGGCTGGTGGACCGCCTATTTCGCAACCTGCTGATTGATGCCACCGGCAACACGCACCGCACGGAGTTCTGCATTGATAAGCTGTACTCGCCGGAGTCATCCACGGGCCGGCTCGGGCTGGTGGAACTGCGCTCCTATGAAATGCCGCCGCACGCCCGCATGAGCCTGGCGCAGCACCTGTTGCTGCGTTCGCTGGTCGCCTGGTTCTGGCGGGAACCCTACACCCGGCCGCTGGTGCGCTGGGGCACCCAGTTGCATGACCGCTTCATGCTGCCGCACTTCGTGGCGGAAGATTTTCAGGATATCACCGCCGACCTGCAACGCGCGGGTTACCCGCTGCAACGGGCTTGGTTTGATCCGCATTTTGAGTTTCGGTTTCCGCATTATGGCACGATCAACCGCCGGGGCGTTTCCCTGGAACTGCGCCAGGCGTTGGAGCCATGGCACGTGCTGGGGGAACAAGGCCAACCCGGCGGCACCGTTCGCTGCGTGGATTCCTCCCTCGAACGGCTGCAAATCAAAGTGCGCGGCATGACGGATTCCCGCCACGTGGTCGCCTGCAACGGCCGGCGCGTGCCGCTGCATCCCACCGGGACGGAGGGCGAATTTGTCGCCGGCATCCGTTTCCGTGCCTGGCAACCGCCCGAATGTTTGCAGCCCAACATCGGCGTGCATGCCCCGCTGGTCTTTGACTTGGTGGACACCTGGAATGACCGCTCTATTGGCGGCTGCACCTACCACGTGGCGCACCCGGCGGGACGGAATTACGTCCAACTGCCCGTCAACGCCTATGAGGCCGAGAGCCGCCGGCTGGCGCGCTTCTTCGCAATGGGACATACCCCCTCGACCATGAAATTGCCACCGGGCGAAGCCAACAAGCTGTTCCCCTTCACACTCGATCTGCGCCGGGAGAGCTAACCACATGAGGATTAATCCCGAAATTCGGATGGCGGATTTCGGAATTATTTCACCTCCGCCACGCTGGCGTTTTCCCCGTTCCCGGGCTATTTTGCCTCCGAACATTTGATGAACGATTTTACCGCCAGTACCGAACCTTGCGCCGCGGAGTGCCCGGTGTGCCATTCCGGCCACTCCGGCGTGTTCGATGAAATGGTGGAGTCCGGCGGCCGCTTGCGTCCCCACTGGCAAAAGTTTGACATCTGGCTGAATCACCTGGGCCACGAGGAACTGACTGTGCGCTGGGAAAATGCCCGCCGCATTATCCGCGAGCACGGGATCACGTACAATGTTCATGGCGATCCGCAAGGCATGTCCCGCCCATGGGAACTGGATCTGGCTCCGCTAATCATCTCCGCTTCCGAATGGCAGCAACTGGAATCTGCGATCCTCCAGCGGGCGGTTCTGTTCAACCACATCCTGGCGGACCTGTACGACTTTCAGTGGCATCTGCGCGATGGTTTTTTCCCGCCGGCACTGGTGTACAATAATCCCGCGTATTTACGCCCCTGCCATGGCATGAAAGTGCCACGGGGTATGTTCATGCCCTTCTATGCGGCGGATCTCGCGCGTTCGGCGGATGGTCAGTGGTGGGTGCTGGCGGATCGCACCCAATCGCTGCTCGGGGCCGGCTACGCGCTGGAAAACCGGACCGTCCTGTCCCGGGTGATCCCGGAGGTCCTGCGGGATTGCGGGGTGCGTCCGCTAGGGGCGTTTTTCCGCGCCGAGCGGGATGCGCTGCGCAGCCTCGCGCCGCGCAACCAGGATAATCCCAACATCGTGTTGCTCAGTCCCGGTCCGCACAGCGCCGCCTATTTTGAACATGCGTTCCTCGCCCGGCACCTCGGGTTTCCGTTGGTGGAAGGGGGCGATCTGACGGTGCGCGACAGCCGGGTGTTCATCAAAACCCTCGAAGGGTTGCAACCGGTGGACGTGATCGTGCGCCGGGTGGATGACGCGTTCTGCGACCCACTCGAACTGCGCGACGACTCGTTCCTGGGGGTCTCCGGTCTGGTGCAGGCCGCGCGCGCGGGCAATGTGGCGCTGGCGAATCCCCTGGGCTCCGGCCTGCTGGAAAGCCCCGCGTTCATGGCCTTCTTGCCCACGCTCTGCCGCCATGTCATGGGGGCGGAACTGGCGTTGCCCTCGGTGGCCACCTGGTGGTGCGGTCAACCCCGGGAGCGCGCGTACGTGTTTGAACGGCTCGACCAGTTGATCATCAAACCCGCGTTTGGATCCCCCTCGCAAAAATCCTTCATCCCCGCCGAAATGAGCCGGCGGGAACGGGCCGCGCTGGAACAGGCTTTGAAGGCGCGCCCCCACGACTTTGTAGCCCAGGAACTGGTGCGCCCCTCGCACGCCCCGGTGCTGGTGAACCAGCATTGTGAATCCCGCCCGGTGGTGATGCGTATCTTTGCGGTGGCCGGCCCGCAAGAGGGGCAGTTTGTGGTGCTGCCCGGCGGCCTGACGCGGGTGCCGAATTCCTTGAACGATGATCCGGTGGCCATGCATCAAGGGGGCGGCAGCAAAGACACCTGGGTGCTGGCGGATGCTCCCCTGCCGTTGTCGTCCTCGCCGGCGGTGCTGACGGGCGCGGAAGTCGCGGAGAAAACCTTCAGCGGCCTGCCCAGCCGCGTGGCGGACAACCTCTTTTGGCTGGGGCGTTACACCGAACGTCTGGAAAACCTGCTGCGCGTACTGCGCAGTATGGCGAACCGGCTCACGGCGGAATCCTCGGGCGAAACGCGCACCGGCCAATCCTGCTTCGCACGGTTTCTGGCCGGTTATCATTTGGTCCCCACGGAACTGGCGGGCAACACGCCCGGCCACGCGCTGACCAATGAAGTCCTGCGCCTGATCTACGATCCCGAAACACCCGCCGGCGTGAAGCCGTTGCTGCAACACATCCAGACCACCGCCTGGATCGTGCGCGACCGGTTCTCCGCCGATACCTGGCGGATTCTCGCCCGGCTGCAAATGGACGCCAAGCCGCGCCCGGGCCGCCTGCCGCTGGTCAATGCGCAGGCGCAATTGGACACCCTCATTCTCGGCCTGGCCGCCCTCAGCGGCATGGAAATGGAAAACATGACGCGCGGCCACGGCTGGCGGTTCCTGGATTTTGGCCGCCGCCTCGAACGCGGCGTCCACCTCGTCCGCCTGCTGCGCGCCGCCCTCGCTCCCGAGCTGCCGCTGCCGCCCATGCTGGAATTGCTGCTGGCCATTTCCGACAGCTCCATGACGTATCGCCGCCGCTATTATGCCGAGGCCCAACTGCCCGGCGTCCTGCACCTGCTGCTTTCCGACGAAACCAATCCGCGCTCGCTGGCGTTCCAACTCGAAGCCCTGCGCGACCACTGCGCCAACCTCCCCCACGAGACGGAGCACGGCACGGCTGGTTCGGAACTCACGCGGCTGGCGCAGCTCCGCTCCGCCATTGCCACCGTGGATTTCCGCCCGCTCGCCCACGCCCGGCAGGAGGCCATGATGGCGCCCTTGGAAGCGTTGTTGACGAATTGGGCCAGCCAACTCTCCGGCGTCTCCGACCAGCTCACCCACCATTACTTCAGCCACACCCAATCGCTGAGCAGCTCCGGATGAAACAACAACTCTTCGAGATCAAGCACGTCACCACCTACCGTTACGAGGGCGCGGTGGCCCTGTCGCATCATCTCCTGCGCCTGACGCCGCGCGAACTCAACCGCCAGCGCTGCCTCTCCCACTTCATCGAACTCGATCCCACCCCCACCGTCACCGCCACGCATACCGATTACTTTGGCAACCGCGTCACCTTCATCACGCAGGAAAGCGTCCATAGCGAATTCACCGTCATCGCCCAAAGCACCGTCGCCGTGGGCCCGGCCTCCATCCCAGACCCGGCGGAAACCCCTCCGTGGGAAACCGTGCGCCGCCTCTGCAACGGCGACCATACCGGCCGCTCCCTGGAAGCCACCGAGTTCGTGTACAACTCGCCGCTGGTGCAGGTGCATCGCGGCTATGCGGACTATGCGGCGGCCTCCTTCACCCCGAACCGCCCGATGCTCGAAGCGGCGCTGGACCTGACCCGGCGCATTCATGCCGATTTCAAATTCGACGCCAAAGCCACCACCGTCGCCACCCCCCTCCAGCAAGTCTTCCAGCAGCGCCGGGGCGTCTGCCAGGACTTTGCCCACATCCAGATTGCCTGCTTCCGGGCCATGGGCATTCCCGCCCGCTACGTCAGCGGCTACCTGGAAACCCTGCCGCCGGTCAACCAACCGCGCCTCATCGGGGCGGATGCCTCCCACGCCTGGGTGGCCTTCTTCTGCCCCGGCCTTGGCTGGACGGATCTGGACCCCACCAACAACGTGCTGCCCAGCCTGCGCCACATCACCCTGGGCTGGGGCCGCGATTTCAGCGACGTGAGCCCCATCCGCGGCGTCATCCTTGGAGGCGGCCATCACACCCTCAAAGTGGGCGTGGACGTCATCCCGCTCGACACCATCTCCTGGTCGAGTGGGTGAGCGATAGACCCATCCCCGTTTCCCCCACGCAACCAACCCGGGCCTTCCATGCCGTTATCCTTTGGGATAACCCCGCAAGCAGCGCGCCAATCCTGAACAGGATTGCGTCACCGGAGACCATGGTTGGTGCGGCAAGGGCCAATGGGGGCCGCGCCTACCATGGGAATCTCGCGCACCATGACTGGGCAACCCCGTAGGCGGTTGCGGCAATTGGGGACGGCGAAAAATTTTGGAGTGCGGTGGCAACTGCCGGGGGAAAAGGGGCGGCAGGCGACACCGCTTTGAATTTCAACCGGTATTCCGCAATCCGCAATCCGCATTCCGAATTCGAGGGTTCCGCCGCCGCCATGCGACACGGGTTCAGAAATGGTAGTTTGGGCTGCCACAGGCGGGTTGGCGCATCCATCCAAAGCGGCGTCGCGGCCCCCCTCCACCCCCGCCTTGCCGCACGCACTCCAAAAAACGTCCCCCCGCCTAATCCAGCGCTGGATGGGATTCCCTCAATCCGAAAGGATTGACAGCTTGTAGTCGGTCGGTCGCGAGGGGCACGGGGCGCGACCACCGGAAAACCGCAGCATGCACGACGCACCCCGAAGCGGGTGCCAGCGCATCCCTGCCCTGCTTCTGGATGAAACTGCCGCGACGTCAAACCGCCTCACGGCCATTCCGCAATCCGCATTCCGCATTCCGAATTCGGGGGTTCCGCAATCCGAAATTATGGTCCCGCCACCACCACCCGAAAACCGACATCGTAGTACCGATAAGCAGGCGTGAAGTTGATACGGCGCGAGGAGGGCAGATCGCCGGGACGCCTGCTAATCCACGACGCCCCACGCATCACCCGGGAGCCACTTTGGCCATTAGAATAATCCTCGCACCACTGCCAAACATTCCCTCCCATATCATACAGGCCAAATTGATTGGCTTGAAAGCTCCCGACTGGTGAGGTGTATTCAAAATCATCCACGTTCAACTTAGCATAGTTCCCCGCCCCCTTCGGCGGCGGCCATTGCGTCCCCCAAGGATAAATACTTGGGAGCCTACCGTCCTTGCTGCCCGGAGTACCGTTCTCTTCCTTATCCCCAATCCCCACCGCATAGCTCCACTCTGCATCCGTCGGCAGCCGGTATTCCTGTCCCGCTGCCAACTTCCCTTCTCTTTGCTCCTTCTTGGTCAGCCAAGCACAAAATGCCTTGGCGTCGTTCCAGCTTACCTTCACCACCGGATGGATGCCATCCTGGGCA
The window above is part of the Verrucomicrobiota bacterium genome. Proteins encoded here:
- a CDS encoding circularly permuted type 2 ATP-grasp protein translates to MNLNEYDIGVFHDEMFGEDGTPRAAAKHLARNIASMEDGELGLRQRAADRALIQSGITFNVYGAAQGVEKTLPFDLIPRILPATEWSRIERGLKQRIEALNLFIDDLYHDRKIIKDKVVPEEIIASSKGYRQQCMGMNPPHGIWMHITGTDLVRHSDGIIYVLEDNLRCPSGVSYVLENRRLMKSLFPQVFAASKIRPVSSYPNQLRDMLEYLAPEETAQPRVVLLTPGVYNSAYFEHAFLAQQMGVELVEGSDLVVADNYVWMRTTKGFERVDVIYRRIDDDFLDPEAFREDSMIGVPGLMKVYQAGNVALANAPGTGVADDKVVYAYVPRVIKYYLGQDAIIPNVPTYICAEEPELKYTLEHLDQLVVKAANESGGYGMLVGPHSTAEQRSEFATRVTANPRNYIAQPTLALSRVPTLCDGRLEGRHVDLRPYILYGKGIFVLPGGLTRVALKKGSLVVNSSQGGGSKDTWVLADSPVVEKEALEPEVLHA
- a CDS encoding alpha-E domain-containing protein, encoding MLSRVADSLYWMNRYVERAESVARFVDVNLNLMLDSQSGEGQQWQPLVNTTGDHEEFAKRFGQPTEKTVTQFLTFDSENGNSIMSCISSARENARSIREIISSEMWEQLNTFYLMLRDAENYGKWRANPHDFFTAVKHQSHLFCGITDATMTHGEAWHFGRLGRKLERADKTSRMLDVKYFILLRSAADVGSPFDDVQWAAVLRSASAFEMYRKRHGRLSPRGIVEFLLLDHEFPRAIRFCMDTARNSLHAISGTPMGSFRTAPEKLLGQLTSDLAYAQVDDIINSGLHEYLDELQSKINRVDVGVFETFFARKMPATNRRSALEKK
- a CDS encoding transglutaminase family protein — its product is MSIHVALHHRSRYSYDRPVSLSPHLIRLRPAPHCRTPILSYSLKLQPQEHFLNWQQDPFSNYQARMVIPEKTTELVVEVDLVAEMAIYNPFDFFVEPAAEAFPFTYEPGLKRELTPFLASAPPGPLMEQYLTTVKPNGQHTVDFLVGLNQRLWSELKYLIRLEPGVQTPEETLASKSGACRDSAWLLVQILRHLGLAARFASGYLIQLKPDVKSLDGPSGAEQDFTDLHAWCEVFLPGAGWIGLDPTSGLLAGEGHIPLACSPEPSSAAAITGAVDECESTFAHEMKVTRIHESPRVTKPYTDDQWRAIESLGHEIDAQLVRNDVRLTMGGEPTFISIDNMDGEEWNFTAVGPEKRKLSGGLMRRLKDRFAPGGLLHYGQGKWYPGESLPRWALSCYWRKDGRPIWQDDRLFALDDKSYGHSATEAQHFIAHLAGVLEVKSDYIMPAYEDAWYYLWRERRLPANVDPLKANLDEPEERERLARIFGQGLGHIVGYALPLQRCEYTDSGWLSGPWFLRREHLFLTPGDSAMGLRLPLDSIPWVAAEDLPYVIPTDPTVKLPPLPSIEEMRARYRQPEAVSHTQAFLRNNSHGREHGNPMLDFATRPPAQQQSAHWIVRTALCVEPREGRLHIFMPPVDNTETYLNLINAIEQTASELQLPVVIEGEKPPHDQRLNLLRVTPDPGVIEVNLHPARSWDELVFNTTTLYEEARQSRLGTEKFMMDGRHVGTGGGNHIILGGQTPIDSPILRRPDLLRSLLGYWQNHPSLSYLFSGLFIGPTSQHPRVDEARHDSLYELEVAFQQVPEHGEVPPWLVDRLFRNLLIDATGNTHRTEFCIDKLYSPESSTGRLGLVELRSYEMPPHARMSLAQHLLLRSLVAWFWREPYTRPLVRWGTQLHDRFMLPHFVAEDFQDITADLQRAGYPLQRAWFDPHFEFRFPHYGTINRRGVSLELRQALEPWHVLGEQGQPGGTVRCVDSSLERLQIKVRGMTDSRHVVACNGRRVPLHPTGTEGEFVAGIRFRAWQPPECLQPNIGVHAPLVFDLVDTWNDRSIGGCTYHVAHPAGRNYVQLPVNAYEAESRRLARFFAMGHTPSTMKLPPGEANKLFPFTLDLRRES
- a CDS encoding circularly permuted type 2 ATP-grasp protein, yielding MNDFTASTEPCAAECPVCHSGHSGVFDEMVESGGRLRPHWQKFDIWLNHLGHEELTVRWENARRIIREHGITYNVHGDPQGMSRPWELDLAPLIISASEWQQLESAILQRAVLFNHILADLYDFQWHLRDGFFPPALVYNNPAYLRPCHGMKVPRGMFMPFYAADLARSADGQWWVLADRTQSLLGAGYALENRTVLSRVIPEVLRDCGVRPLGAFFRAERDALRSLAPRNQDNPNIVLLSPGPHSAAYFEHAFLARHLGFPLVEGGDLTVRDSRVFIKTLEGLQPVDVIVRRVDDAFCDPLELRDDSFLGVSGLVQAARAGNVALANPLGSGLLESPAFMAFLPTLCRHVMGAELALPSVATWWCGQPRERAYVFERLDQLIIKPAFGSPSQKSFIPAEMSRRERAALEQALKARPHDFVAQELVRPSHAPVLVNQHCESRPVVMRIFAVAGPQEGQFVVLPGGLTRVPNSLNDDPVAMHQGGGSKDTWVLADAPLPLSSSPAVLTGAEVAEKTFSGLPSRVADNLFWLGRYTERLENLLRVLRSMANRLTAESSGETRTGQSCFARFLAGYHLVPTELAGNTPGHALTNEVLRLIYDPETPAGVKPLLQHIQTTAWIVRDRFSADTWRILARLQMDAKPRPGRLPLVNAQAQLDTLILGLAALSGMEMENMTRGHGWRFLDFGRRLERGVHLVRLLRAALAPELPLPPMLELLLAISDSSMTYRRRYYAEAQLPGVLHLLLSDETNPRSLAFQLEALRDHCANLPHETEHGTAGSELTRLAQLRSAIATVDFRPLAHARQEAMMAPLEALLTNWASQLSGVSDQLTHHYFSHTQSLSSSG
- a CDS encoding transglutaminase family protein, yielding MKQQLFEIKHVTTYRYEGAVALSHHLLRLTPRELNRQRCLSHFIELDPTPTVTATHTDYFGNRVTFITQESVHSEFTVIAQSTVAVGPASIPDPAETPPWETVRRLCNGDHTGRSLEATEFVYNSPLVQVHRGYADYAAASFTPNRPMLEAALDLTRRIHADFKFDAKATTVATPLQQVFQQRRGVCQDFAHIQIACFRAMGIPARYVSGYLETLPPVNQPRLIGADASHAWVAFFCPGLGWTDLDPTNNVLPSLRHITLGWGRDFSDVSPIRGVILGGGHHTLKVGVDVIPLDTISWSSG